In Thermotomaculum hydrothermale, a single genomic region encodes these proteins:
- a CDS encoding tetratricopeptide repeat protein: protein MKKIVFALTILLSLNLFAGSIHQEQALTERLKTLLSEQKYPLYYSESFMALCNDWKNTNLMFFVADGYDKLGNLYREKSILLRALKLTPEDTRLKDRLNDVENRINKIEKKIEMLEQKPKDLQVYLQLAAIYIGLKDLSNARNYLSKAGKVESSRRNIIHKILYDTYTKQIEIPTKQAINMSMNALTEYENGNKEKAYSMFRDALAFSISSPFVYDNLAEMLIREKNYGGAIRALEESFELQKDASKAIDLGNLYFLMKDYNEAFNYFEQATKLNGNASEAYYNMALCLEKLGDKKGADEYYKIAFRQNPKLKELKKKGSPIFIKGIKIETGKNTK from the coding sequence ATGAAAAAAATTGTGTTTGCATTAACAATTTTACTAAGTTTAAACCTTTTTGCAGGGTCAATTCACCAGGAACAAGCATTAACAGAAAGGCTTAAAACCCTTTTGTCTGAACAAAAATACCCTTTATACTATTCAGAATCCTTTATGGCTCTCTGCAATGACTGGAAAAACACCAACTTAATGTTTTTTGTAGCTGACGGCTACGACAAATTAGGCAATCTGTACAGAGAAAAAAGTATATTATTGAGAGCGTTAAAATTAACACCGGAAGATACCAGACTTAAAGATAGGCTTAATGATGTTGAAAATAGAATCAATAAAATTGAAAAAAAGATAGAAATGTTGGAACAAAAACCAAAAGATTTACAGGTGTATCTCCAGTTAGCAGCTATTTACATTGGGCTAAAAGACCTTTCAAATGCACGAAATTACCTCAGCAAAGCAGGAAAGGTTGAATCATCAAGAAGAAATATTATCCATAAAATTTTATACGATACATACACAAAGCAAATTGAAATACCAACAAAACAGGCAATAAATATGTCAATGAATGCGTTAACTGAATATGAAAATGGTAATAAAGAAAAAGCATATTCAATGTTTAGAGATGCTCTTGCATTTTCAATATCAAGTCCTTTTGTATATGACAATTTAGCTGAAATGCTTATTAGAGAAAAGAATTACGGTGGGGCTATAAGGGCATTGGAAGAATCTTTTGAATTACAAAAAGATGCATCAAAAGCAATAGATTTAGGAAACCTATATTTTTTAATGAAAGATTATAATGAAGCTTTTAACTACTTTGAGCAAGCAACAAAATTAAACGGTAATGCAAGCGAAGCTTACTACAACATGGCTCTTTGCCTCGAAAAATTAGGAGACAAAAAGGGTGCTGACGAGTACTACAAAATTGCTTTCAGGCAGAATCCGAAATTAAAAGAATTAAAAAAGAAAGGTAGTCCTATTTTTATAAAAGGAATAAAGATAGAAACTGGCAAAAATACTAAATAA
- the mutL gene encoding DNA mismatch repair endonuclease MutL has protein sequence MANIKILPDRVVNKIAAGEVVERPESVVKELIENSIDAKADTIKVFLKKSGKREIKVIDNGIGMSYDDALLAFERHATSKIEDVKDIENICTLGFRGEALPSIASVSKVILKTAKTNENEGTIIRIEGGILKKVEKAALPSGTEITVSSLFFNTPARKKFLKSDETELSRIVRLVNSYVLANPHTAFYLSNDGKNLLSFSSFENLETRIKKILGSDFLSFKIDYPHLKVEVFLLPPEKALKSPIKQYFLLNGRFVRDKTISQSVYNAFKSVTSFFEGYPQGVIKLQILPELVDVNVHPSKLEVRFRNQNEVYSTIKEACIKALENREKPSKITVTEDSLRFFTKDKYSFEEENRYNLQESGIEYKTETQNYMEHIEKNNFLPFEKKSHGFRVLGQFQASYIIAEKDNSLYIIDQHVVHERILYEKALKMINNNKIEMQPLLIPVSVNTGNENKELLEKNRDLIEKSGFKFEFIDNSSVKITAYPIFLKQRDIEPSFLELLGLIIEEKERDRKELFKDIAATIGCKNAIKANTPLTFAEIDSLLTQLFECENPYYCPHGRPILIRLTLDDIEKLFKRK, from the coding sequence ATGGCAAATATAAAAATTCTTCCCGATAGAGTGGTTAATAAAATTGCAGCAGGTGAAGTTGTTGAGAGGCCTGAATCTGTTGTAAAAGAGTTAATTGAAAACTCTATTGACGCAAAAGCTGACACAATTAAGGTATTCCTGAAAAAAAGCGGAAAAAGGGAAATCAAGGTTATAGATAATGGGATTGGTATGTCTTATGACGACGCATTACTTGCGTTTGAAAGGCATGCCACAAGTAAGATTGAAGATGTGAAAGACATAGAGAATATATGCACACTTGGATTCAGGGGAGAAGCCTTACCATCTATAGCAAGCGTTTCAAAGGTAATTTTAAAAACTGCTAAAACGAATGAAAATGAGGGAACAATTATAAGAATTGAAGGAGGGATTCTAAAAAAAGTTGAAAAAGCAGCTTTGCCTTCAGGCACTGAAATAACAGTCTCAAGCCTTTTTTTCAATACCCCTGCAAGAAAAAAGTTTCTAAAATCTGACGAAACAGAGCTTTCAAGGATTGTAAGGCTTGTAAATTCCTATGTACTTGCAAATCCCCATACTGCATTTTATCTATCAAATGACGGCAAAAATTTACTGTCTTTTTCATCCTTTGAAAACCTTGAAACAAGGATAAAAAAAATTTTAGGGAGTGATTTTTTATCTTTTAAAATAGATTATCCACACCTGAAAGTTGAAGTTTTTTTGCTTCCCCCTGAAAAAGCACTAAAATCCCCTATAAAACAATACTTTTTGCTGAACGGCAGGTTTGTAAGGGACAAAACTATAAGCCAGAGTGTTTACAATGCATTTAAAAGTGTTACTTCCTTTTTTGAAGGTTACCCTCAAGGTGTTATAAAACTTCAAATATTGCCCGAACTTGTTGATGTCAATGTTCATCCATCAAAGCTTGAAGTAAGGTTTAGAAATCAAAACGAAGTCTATTCAACAATAAAAGAAGCCTGCATAAAAGCCCTTGAAAACAGGGAAAAACCTTCAAAAATTACAGTTACCGAAGACTCATTAAGGTTTTTTACAAAAGATAAATACTCTTTTGAGGAAGAAAATAGATATAACTTGCAAGAATCAGGGATAGAATACAAAACAGAAACTCAAAATTATATGGAACATATTGAAAAAAATAATTTTCTACCTTTTGAAAAAAAATCCCATGGATTTAGAGTTTTAGGACAGTTTCAGGCATCGTATATAATTGCAGAAAAAGATAACTCCCTTTATATTATTGACCAGCATGTTGTTCATGAAAGGATACTATATGAAAAGGCACTTAAAATGATAAATAACAATAAAATAGAGATGCAACCTCTTTTAATTCCTGTTTCAGTTAATACAGGCAATGAAAATAAAGAATTGCTTGAAAAAAACAGGGATTTAATTGAAAAAAGCGGTTTTAAATTTGAATTTATTGACAATTCATCAGTTAAAATAACCGCTTACCCTATATTTTTAAAACAAAGAGACATTGAACCTTCATTTCTTGAATTGTTAGGTTTGATTATTGAAGAAAAGGAAAGAGACAGAAAAGAGTTATTTAAAGACATTGCAGCAACAATAGGATGTAAAAATGCAATAAAAGCAAACACTCCTTTAACTTTTGCGGAAATTGATTCTTTATTAACCCAACTGTTTGAGTGCGAAAACCCATACTATTGCCCTCACGGAAGGCCAATCCTTATAAGACTAACCCTTGACGATATTGAAAAACTATTCAAGAGAAAATAA
- the rfbA gene encoding glucose-1-phosphate thymidylyltransferase RfbA, whose protein sequence is MRKGIILAGGSGTRLFPATLPVCKQLLPIYDKPLIYYPLSTLMLAGIREILIISTREDTPRFQSLFGNGEKFGIQLSYKVQEKPNGIAEAFIIGEDFIGKDTVALVLGDNVFYGHGFTDLLKKANARKDGATVFGYKVNDPERYGVVEFDNNGKVISIEEKPKNPKSNYAVVGLYFYDNKVVDIAKSIKPSKRGELEITDVNKAYLEEEKLTVELMGRGFAWLDTGTHTSMLEASMFIKTIEDRQNIKIACIEEIAYRNGWISKEQLKQLASPLMKSGYGNYLLSIFED, encoded by the coding sequence GTGAGAAAGGGAATAATTCTTGCTGGGGGAAGTGGAACAAGGCTTTTCCCTGCAACCTTGCCTGTTTGTAAACAGCTATTGCCTATTTACGATAAGCCTTTGATTTATTACCCACTTTCAACCTTGATGCTTGCTGGAATAAGGGAAATATTGATTATTTCAACCCGTGAAGATACCCCGAGATTTCAATCTCTTTTTGGAAATGGAGAAAAGTTTGGAATACAGCTGTCATATAAAGTGCAGGAAAAACCAAACGGGATAGCTGAAGCATTTATAATTGGGGAAGATTTTATAGGAAAAGACACGGTTGCCCTTGTTTTAGGGGACAATGTTTTTTATGGGCATGGGTTTACAGATTTGTTAAAAAAGGCAAACGCCAGAAAAGACGGCGCAACTGTTTTTGGATACAAGGTAAATGACCCTGAAAGGTATGGTGTCGTTGAATTTGATAATAATGGTAAGGTTATTTCAATTGAAGAAAAGCCTAAAAATCCAAAATCAAACTATGCGGTTGTAGGCTTATACTTCTATGACAATAAAGTTGTTGATATTGCAAAATCAATAAAACCCTCTAAAAGGGGGGAGCTTGAGATTACTGATGTAAATAAAGCTTACCTTGAAGAAGAAAAATTAACTGTTGAATTGATGGGAAGAGGTTTTGCCTGGCTTGATACCGGGACTCATACATCAATGTTAGAGGCTTCCATGTTTATAAAAACAATTGAAGACAGGCAAAACATTAAAATAGCCTGTATAGAGGAAATTGCTTACAGAAATGGCTGGATTTCAAAAGAGCAATTAAAACAGCTTGCTTCTCCCTTAATGAAAAGCGGGTATGGAAATTACCTGTTGAGTATTTTTGAGGACTAA
- a CDS encoding DUF1573 domain-containing protein, producing MKKILGFLILVIIFSQNSIAANSLKFSETIKDLGTIEQFKKFEWIITVKNISNKPVTFTNIKTTCGCTMARPEKKTLLPGETTKFIVHFNSEYFHGHIEKLVFIDTSTKESYTLRIIANVQKGIYLEPERIKISTRDDYVEQLVEVKSFSNPEKIKIKKIYLPKIKGISYELTGNRAFVLKINPQKIDKYGLKIIKIELNGNYEPLRFFLNIKKIKEYTVTPNDNLLFLNVKKGKMYEKTVYITANEKFNIITKKSNIPFAKLKEVKKISDKKWKVTVIFNPNKIFRATSGKSILSLKTDNPKISNINLYVVFHLIK from the coding sequence ATGAAAAAAATACTTGGCTTTCTAATTTTAGTAATTATATTTTCTCAAAACTCTATTGCTGCTAACTCTTTAAAGTTTAGCGAAACCATAAAAGATTTAGGGACAATAGAGCAATTTAAGAAATTTGAATGGATTATAACAGTAAAAAACATATCAAATAAACCTGTAACGTTTACAAATATAAAAACAACCTGCGGGTGCACAATGGCAAGGCCTGAAAAAAAGACTTTACTTCCCGGGGAAACCACAAAATTTATTGTCCATTTTAACAGTGAGTATTTCCACGGCCACATAGAAAAATTAGTGTTTATTGACACCTCTACAAAAGAAAGCTATACACTAAGGATTATTGCAAATGTGCAAAAAGGCATTTACCTTGAACCTGAAAGAATCAAAATCAGCACAAGGGACGATTATGTTGAACAATTGGTTGAAGTGAAAAGCTTCAGTAATCCTGAAAAAATTAAAATCAAAAAAATCTACCTTCCAAAAATTAAAGGAATTTCATACGAACTAACTGGAAACAGAGCATTTGTTTTAAAAATAAATCCCCAAAAAATTGATAAATATGGTTTAAAAATAATCAAGATAGAATTAAACGGAAACTACGAGCCTTTAAGATTTTTTCTAAATATAAAAAAAATAAAAGAGTATACAGTAACCCCAAATGACAACCTTCTTTTTTTAAATGTTAAAAAAGGAAAAATGTATGAAAAAACTGTTTATATAACAGCAAACGAGAAATTCAACATTATTACTAAAAAATCAAATATCCCTTTTGCTAAATTAAAGGAAGTTAAGAAGATCTCTGATAAAAAATGGAAAGTTACTGTCATATTCAATCCAAATAAAATTTTTAGGGCAACATCAGGGAAATCAATACTATCTCTCAAAACTGATAATCCCAAAATATCTAATATCAACCTTTACGTAGTATTCCATCTAATTAAATAA
- the rfbC gene encoding dTDP-4-dehydrorhamnose 3,5-epimerase — MGFKFKRLEISDLILITPDRYNDYRGFFQEVYKESVFKESGIKDDFYQLNMSYSKKGVIRGLHYQLPPKPQAKLVRCVYGEIFDVAVDVRKSSRTFKKWVGVALSHKNGEMLYIPEGFAHGFAVLSDFAIVEYFVSNEYCPECEGGVVYNSPELSINWPVENPIVSEKDLSLPDFNKAWLFD; from the coding sequence ATGGGGTTTAAATTTAAGCGACTTGAGATTTCTGATTTAATTTTAATAACCCCTGATAGATATAATGATTATAGGGGTTTTTTTCAGGAAGTATATAAAGAGTCGGTTTTTAAAGAAAGCGGGATAAAGGATGATTTTTATCAGTTAAATATGTCTTATTCAAAAAAAGGAGTTATAAGAGGATTACACTATCAACTTCCCCCTAAACCACAGGCAAAGCTTGTTAGATGTGTTTATGGAGAGATTTTTGATGTTGCAGTAGATGTGAGAAAGTCATCAAGAACATTCAAAAAGTGGGTTGGAGTAGCATTAAGCCATAAAAATGGAGAAATGTTATACATTCCAGAGGGTTTTGCTCACGGGTTTGCGGTTTTGTCTGATTTTGCAATTGTAGAGTATTTTGTTTCTAATGAATACTGTCCTGAGTGTGAAGGTGGGGTAGTATACAATTCTCCTGAACTTTCAATCAACTGGCCAGTTGAAAATCCAATAGTCTCAGAGAAAGACCTATCTCTTCCCGATTTTAATAAAGCATGGCTTTTTGATTAA
- a CDS encoding 6-phosphofructokinase: MVKCVSDIKKIAILTGGGDAPGLNAVIRGVVKAGIRKYNWRVYGVPDGFEGLVIGSELQELTEYNIRGILPLGGTILGTTNKGNPFEYVVIENGKEIVKDMSDKVVEYLNILEIDALVVIGGDGTLGIANKFSEKGVKLVGVPKTIDNDLKATDYTFGFNTAITTATEALDKLHTTAQSHHRVIVIEVMGRYAGWIALESGIAGGADVILIPEIPFDINKVCSKIIRRNKLGSKFSIVVVAEGAKPIGGEMVFQEKNVKGKAPRLGGIGYVVGEQIQKITGMDVRVTVLGHLQRGGSPTAYDRILATRFGVAAVDALAQGKFGHMVCLRTPKIEVVPIKEAVKDLKKVDPNGQLVKAAEAIGISLGR; the protein is encoded by the coding sequence ATGGTAAAATGTGTTTCTGATATTAAAAAAATAGCCATTCTTACTGGTGGCGGGGATGCTCCTGGGTTGAATGCAGTAATAAGAGGAGTGGTAAAAGCAGGAATAAGAAAGTATAACTGGAGAGTTTATGGTGTTCCTGATGGCTTTGAAGGGCTTGTAATTGGGAGTGAACTACAGGAATTAACCGAATACAACATAAGGGGAATTTTACCTTTAGGCGGCACAATTTTGGGTACTACAAATAAAGGCAATCCATTTGAATATGTTGTTATAGAAAATGGAAAAGAAATTGTTAAAGATATGTCAGATAAAGTGGTTGAATACCTTAACATTCTTGAAATTGATGCCCTTGTTGTTATTGGAGGAGATGGAACATTAGGTATAGCAAATAAATTTTCTGAAAAGGGAGTTAAACTTGTAGGAGTGCCGAAAACCATAGATAATGATTTAAAAGCAACTGATTACACATTCGGATTCAACACAGCAATTACCACAGCAACCGAGGCTCTGGATAAATTGCATACAACAGCCCAGTCCCACCACAGAGTAATTGTTATTGAAGTAATGGGAAGATATGCAGGGTGGATTGCTCTTGAAAGTGGAATAGCTGGAGGGGCAGATGTTATACTCATCCCTGAAATTCCCTTTGACATAAATAAAGTTTGCAGCAAGATAATAAGAAGAAACAAGTTAGGCAGTAAATTTTCGATAGTAGTTGTTGCTGAAGGTGCAAAGCCAATTGGCGGAGAGATGGTATTTCAGGAAAAGAATGTAAAAGGAAAGGCACCGAGGTTAGGTGGAATTGGCTATGTTGTCGGAGAGCAGATTCAAAAAATAACAGGAATGGATGTTAGGGTAACTGTTTTGGGACATTTGCAAAGAGGCGGTTCTCCTACCGCATACGATAGAATTCTCGCAACAAGGTTTGGGGTTGCTGCTGTTGATGCACTTGCTCAAGGAAAATTTGGACACATGGTTTGTCTTAGAACACCAAAGATTGAAGTTGTTCCGATAAAGGAAGCGGTAAAGGATTTAAAGAAAGTTGACCCCAATGGTCAATTGGTAAAAGCGGCAGAAGCAATAGGTATTTCTTTAGGGAGATAG
- a CDS encoding sodium:proton antiporter translates to MRKIVIAIILGTFLLVGNGFAQSVNATKKVEANQPNIEQSVSVNEEQNINSTNDLKKKSDTNNIKKEKSKQEDVSENEEGEETEYILGKELPLWSIIPFIGILLSIALFPLIFPKFWHHHFGKVAAFWALVFALPFLFVYKGVAFHEILHIYLIDYIPFIILLWSLFTVAGGILVKGSLEGTPEMNLMMLLIGAFMASWIGTTGAAMVLIRPVLRANRDRKYKTHIVVFFIFLVANIGGSLTPLGDPPLFLGFLHGVPFFWTFHIFSEMATTAGILLVILYIMDRYYYAKEDPAVRIKQGKMNIKILGAHNFIFLLGIIGGVLLSGFWHAGDFTILGVKLHIQNEVRDLILIIMGLLSLYTTKKEIREENEFSWFPIQEVAYLFAGIFMTIIPALSILKAGTDGALAFLINSVKEPAHYFWVTGTLSSFLDNAPTYLTFLNTALGQFFPGVPEKIAIHNLIAHQNLYLKAISSGAVFMGANTYIGNAPNFMVKSIAEENGIDMPSFFGYIFKYSLIFLIPTFILVTFIFF, encoded by the coding sequence ATGAGAAAAATTGTAATAGCGATTATTTTAGGGACTTTCCTTTTGGTAGGAAATGGATTTGCTCAGAGCGTTAATGCAACAAAAAAGGTTGAGGCCAATCAACCTAATATTGAACAGTCAGTTTCTGTAAATGAGGAACAAAACATTAATTCAACCAATGATTTAAAGAAGAAAAGCGATACAAACAATATTAAAAAAGAAAAAAGCAAGCAAGAGGATGTAAGTGAGAACGAAGAGGGAGAAGAGACTGAATACATACTTGGCAAGGAATTACCATTGTGGTCTATAATTCCTTTTATAGGGATACTACTTTCCATTGCTTTGTTCCCTCTAATTTTCCCTAAATTCTGGCATCATCATTTCGGTAAAGTTGCTGCCTTCTGGGCGCTTGTTTTTGCTCTGCCTTTTCTCTTTGTCTATAAAGGAGTTGCATTTCACGAGATTTTACACATTTATCTTATTGACTACATCCCGTTTATTATTCTTCTCTGGTCATTATTCACTGTTGCAGGCGGCATTCTTGTTAAAGGGAGCTTAGAAGGTACCCCTGAAATGAACCTGATGATGTTGTTGATTGGAGCCTTTATGGCTTCATGGATAGGGACAACCGGTGCTGCAATGGTGCTTATAAGGCCTGTTTTAAGGGCTAATAGAGATAGAAAATATAAAACCCATATTGTTGTCTTCTTTATTTTTCTTGTAGCAAATATTGGCGGTTCATTAACACCATTAGGAGATCCTCCTTTGTTTTTAGGATTTTTACACGGTGTTCCATTTTTCTGGACTTTTCATATTTTTTCTGAAATGGCAACAACCGCAGGCATTCTTCTTGTAATTTTATACATTATGGATAGATACTATTATGCGAAGGAAGACCCGGCTGTAAGAATTAAGCAGGGTAAAATGAATATTAAGATTTTAGGGGCTCACAATTTTATTTTCCTTTTAGGGATAATTGGAGGAGTGTTGCTTAGCGGGTTTTGGCATGCTGGCGATTTTACAATTTTAGGGGTTAAGCTACACATTCAAAACGAGGTAAGGGATTTAATTCTCATTATTATGGGATTGCTTTCCCTTTACACCACAAAAAAAGAAATTAGAGAAGAAAACGAGTTCTCATGGTTTCCTATTCAGGAAGTTGCATACCTTTTTGCTGGAATCTTTATGACAATTATACCTGCTCTCTCAATTTTAAAAGCAGGCACAGACGGTGCCCTTGCCTTTCTTATAAATTCTGTAAAAGAGCCAGCCCATTACTTCTGGGTAACAGGAACTCTCTCATCATTCCTTGATAATGCACCAACCTATCTTACATTTTTAAATACAGCATTAGGGCAGTTTTTCCCCGGTGTACCTGAAAAAATTGCGATTCACAACCTTATTGCACACCAGAATCTCTACCTTAAGGCTATTTCTTCCGGTGCAGTTTTTATGGGTGCAAATACTTATATAGGAAATGCACCAAACTTTATGGTTAAATCAATTGCTGAAGAAAATGGAATTGATATGCCAAGTTTCTTTGGATACATCTTCAAGTACTCTCTTATTTTTCTCATTCCAACCTTTATTCTTGTAACCTTTATTTTCTTTTAA